In the Magnetospira sp. QH-2 genome, one interval contains:
- the rplS gene encoding 50S ribosomal protein L19 has protein sequence MDIIAKHEQDQIAKMSEGKSIPDFNPGDTLKVSVKVVEGQRTRTQAFEGVCIARANKGLSSNFTVRKISYGEGVERVFPIYSPNVEGIEVVRRGAVRRAKLYYLRGRTGKAARIAEKKDWNRKAKAAPGANAASED, from the coding sequence ATGGATATCATTGCCAAACACGAACAGGACCAGATCGCCAAGATGTCCGAGGGCAAGTCGATCCCCGATTTCAATCCGGGCGACACCCTGAAGGTCAGCGTGAAGGTGGTCGAAGGTCAACGGACCCGGACCCAGGCCTTTGAGGGCGTCTGCATCGCCCGCGCCAACAAGGGGCTGAGCTCCAATTTCACGGTGCGTAAAATCTCCTATGGCGAAGGCGTGGAGCGTGTGTTCCCCATCTACTCGCCGAACGTGGAGGGCATCGAGGTGGTGCGTCGCGGTGCCGTTCGCCGGGCCAAGCTCTACTATCTGCGAGGCCGCACCGGTAAGGCCGCGCGTATCGCCGAGAAGAAGGACTGGAACCGCAAGGCCAAGGCTGCTCCTGGCGCCAACGCCGCTTCCGAAGACTAA
- the rraA gene encoding ribonuclease E activity regulator RraA — translation MTDRFATADLNDAHPEKVRRCSLPFIDFGGKNHFCGPIRTIVTMEDTKRAKALFQEPGNGQVIVVDGGGSLNTALLGDIQAAVLRDNGWAGIIIHGAIRDAAEMSGIDIGVKALGSCFIRPRQEGVGAVDVPVAFGHVLFETGQYVYCDPDGILVADAPLI, via the coding sequence ATGACCGACCGTTTCGCCACCGCCGATCTAAACGACGCCCACCCGGAAAAGGTCCGGCGTTGCAGCCTGCCTTTCATCGACTTTGGCGGCAAAAACCACTTCTGTGGCCCGATCCGTACCATCGTGACCATGGAAGACACCAAACGGGCCAAGGCCCTGTTTCAGGAACCGGGCAACGGCCAAGTGATCGTTGTCGACGGGGGCGGCTCCTTGAACACCGCATTGTTGGGCGATATCCAGGCGGCTGTCCTGCGGGACAATGGCTGGGCCGGGATCATCATTCACGGCGCCATCCGCGACGCGGCGGAGATGAGCGGTATTGATATTGGCGTCAAGGCACTGGGGAGCTGTTTCATCCGGCCCCGGCAAGAAGGCGTTGGTGCCGTTGATGTGCCGGTGGCTTTCGGCCATGTTCTGTTTGAAACGGGGCAATACGTCTATTGCGACCCCGACGGTATCTTGGTTGCGGATGCGCCTCTGATTTAA
- the dapF gene encoding diaminopimelate epimerase yields MTGRSFIKMHGLGNDFVIFDAQGTPLSLTPAMVRLIADRNSGVGCNQLVVMEPPTDNDSDLYMRIYNADGGEVEACGNAARCVAALAMGERDTNSVLIETKAGQVEAHNTGTGMVTVDMGPARIQWDQIPLASAMDTLHVDIAAGPLTDPVAVSIGNPHAVFFVEEAEAIDLENLGPQVENHPLFPLRTNVEAVQLLAPDKLRMRVWERGVGITQACGTGACASLVAAHRRGLTGRQADVILDGGLLEIEWRDDDRVLMTGPVAATFTGHLHPDLLAEHR; encoded by the coding sequence ATGACTGGACGCAGCTTCATAAAGATGCACGGCCTGGGCAACGATTTCGTGATCTTCGATGCCCAAGGGACCCCTTTGTCCCTGACCCCGGCCATGGTGCGATTGATTGCCGACCGCAACAGCGGTGTCGGCTGCAACCAACTTGTGGTCATGGAGCCGCCCACTGACAACGATTCCGATCTGTACATGCGGATCTACAACGCTGACGGCGGGGAGGTCGAGGCCTGCGGCAATGCCGCCCGCTGCGTGGCCGCCCTTGCCATGGGGGAGCGCGATACGAACAGCGTTCTCATCGAAACCAAGGCCGGACAGGTGGAGGCTCACAACACGGGCACGGGAATGGTCACCGTTGACATGGGCCCGGCCCGCATTCAATGGGATCAGATCCCCCTGGCCAGTGCCATGGATACCCTGCATGTGGATATCGCGGCCGGACCATTGACGGACCCGGTAGCGGTCAGCATCGGCAATCCCCACGCGGTGTTTTTCGTCGAGGAGGCCGAGGCCATCGATCTGGAAAATCTCGGCCCACAGGTGGAAAACCATCCTCTGTTCCCGCTGCGCACCAATGTGGAAGCGGTCCAGCTCCTGGCCCCGGACAAGCTGCGCATGCGGGTCTGGGAGCGTGGTGTCGGCATCACCCAAGCCTGCGGCACCGGCGCCTGTGCCAGTCTGGTCGCCGCCCATCGACGCGGCCTGACCGGCCGGCAGGCGGATGTCATTCTGGATGGTGGCTTATTGGAAATAGAATGGCGTGACGATGATCGCGTGCTCATGACCGGCCCGGTGGCGGCCACCTTCACCGGCCACTTGCATCCCGATCTGCTGGCCGAGCACCGTTGA
- a CDS encoding helix-turn-helix domain-containing protein, whose protein sequence is MGLRLSQTKLGEAIGVTFQQVQKYENGTNRIGSSNLFKISRVLDVDVSHFFEGIPDATLVNSGVPVPGMSDQPQVTFDHDPMNSREAIEMMHNYYRIADEDVRKKLYQFVKSLANSYTQGHDEEGD, encoded by the coding sequence ATGGGTTTACGCCTGAGCCAAACCAAGCTGGGCGAGGCCATTGGGGTGACCTTCCAGCAAGTTCAGAAGTACGAAAACGGCACCAATCGCATCGGATCCAGCAACTTATTCAAGATTTCCCGCGTCCTTGATGTGGATGTGAGCCATTTCTTCGAAGGCATCCCCGATGCCACCTTGGTTAACAGCGGCGTACCGGTACCCGGCATGTCCGACCAGCCTCAGGTGACCTTCGATCATGATCCGATGAATTCCCGCGAAGCCATCGAGATGATGCACAATTATTATCGCATCGCCGACGAGGATGTCCGGAAAAAGCTCTATCAATTCGTGAAATCCCTGGCCAATAGCTATACCCAGGGACATGACGAAGAGGGCGATTGA
- the ftsY gene encoding signal recognition particle-docking protein FtsY, giving the protein MSYKDIVDRADEQDDGDQKSGWLGKLKTGLSRSSTKLVGGISDLVTKRLLDDDALNDLEDLLITTDMGMPAATRAVEAIAESRFGKENSSEEIREEVAAVLTESLEPVAHPLRLNPELKPHVVLVCGVNGSGKTTTIGKLAKQDVDQGRKVMLAAGDTFRAAAVEQLKIWGDRTNSPVIARELGSDAAGLAFDALEQAKTEGADVLYIDTAGRLQNKAGLMDELKKIIRVMRKVDETAPHTCLLVLDATVGQNALSQVETFKAMVDVDGLALTKLDGTAKGGVIIALADKFGLPVHAVGVGEGVEDLRPFEARAFARNLLGLEA; this is encoded by the coding sequence ATGAGCTACAAGGACATCGTCGATCGTGCGGACGAACAGGACGACGGCGACCAGAAAAGCGGCTGGCTGGGCAAGCTGAAGACCGGGCTGAGCCGCTCCTCCACCAAGCTGGTGGGCGGCATTTCCGATCTGGTCACCAAGCGGCTGCTCGACGATGACGCGCTCAACGACCTGGAAGACCTGCTCATCACCACTGACATGGGCATGCCCGCCGCCACCCGGGCGGTGGAAGCCATCGCCGAAAGCCGCTTCGGCAAGGAAAACTCATCCGAAGAGATCCGTGAAGAAGTGGCCGCCGTGCTCACCGAGAGCCTGGAACCGGTGGCTCATCCCTTGCGCCTGAACCCGGAGTTGAAGCCCCATGTGGTGCTGGTCTGCGGGGTCAACGGATCGGGCAAGACCACCACCATCGGCAAGCTCGCCAAGCAGGACGTGGACCAGGGCAGAAAAGTCATGCTGGCCGCCGGCGATACGTTCCGCGCCGCCGCCGTTGAGCAATTGAAGATTTGGGGCGATCGCACCAATAGTCCGGTGATCGCCCGCGAACTGGGCTCCGACGCCGCCGGATTGGCCTTCGACGCCCTGGAACAGGCCAAGACCGAGGGCGCCGACGTGCTTTATATCGATACCGCCGGGCGACTGCAAAACAAGGCCGGACTGATGGATGAGCTGAAGAAAATCATCCGCGTCATGCGCAAGGTGGACGAAACCGCCCCGCACACCTGCCTGCTGGTGCTCGACGCCACGGTGGGCCAGAACGCCCTGTCGCAGGTGGAAACCTTCAAGGCCATGGTCGATGTGGACGGCCTGGCGCTGACCAAACTCGACGGCACCGCCAAGGGGGGTGTTATCATCGCCCTGGCCGATAAATTCGGCCTGCCCGTCCACGCGGTCGGCGTCGGCGAAGGCGTCGAGGATTTGCGCCCCTTCGAAGCCCGGGCTTTTGCCAGAAATTTGCTGGGGCTGGAGGCGTAA
- the rimM gene encoding ribosome maturation factor RimM (Essential for efficient processing of 16S rRNA) — translation MVDRHSEDPPGLICLGAVTGARGLKGELRIKCLAEDPRTLVDHGPLQSADGTRAFVLTLTGSHKGQLLGRIDGVTDRDKADALKGTRLYLPRAALPEPEEDEFYYSDLEGLKAELPDGTALGTVRWAFDFGAGDVLEITGVDGKPLMVPFTKAVVPTVDLAGGKLVVDPPPGLLEEPEKDE, via the coding sequence ATGGTCGACCGCCATTCCGAAGACCCGCCCGGGCTGATCTGCCTGGGTGCCGTGACCGGGGCGCGGGGCCTTAAGGGCGAACTGCGGATCAAGTGTCTTGCCGAGGATCCGCGGACCCTGGTCGATCACGGGCCGCTGCAAAGCGCCGACGGGACCCGGGCATTCGTGCTCACCCTGACCGGCTCACACAAGGGCCAGTTGCTGGGCCGGATCGACGGGGTGACTGACCGGGACAAGGCCGATGCCCTGAAAGGGACGCGGCTCTATCTGCCCCGCGCGGCGTTGCCGGAACCGGAAGAGGACGAGTTCTATTACTCGGACCTGGAAGGCCTGAAGGCGGAGTTGCCCGACGGGACGGCCCTGGGGACGGTGCGTTGGGCGTTTGATTTCGGTGCCGGAGATGTGCTGGAGATCACCGGGGTCGATGGCAAGCCGTTGATGGTCCCTTTCACCAAGGCGGTGGTGCCGACGGTGGATCTGGCGGGTGGAAAGTTGGTGGTGGACCCACCGCCGGGCCTGCTTGAGGAGCCCGAGAAGGATGAGTGA
- the ffh gene encoding signal recognition particle protein, with translation MFESLSDRLGDVFERLKKRGALNEADVSEALREVRVALLEADVALPVVKSFVDTVKERAIGQEVLRSVTPGQMVVKIVNDGLVEMLSGEAGEAGSEINLQSAPPVAILMVGLQGSGKTTTSGKLALRLTRRDRKKVLMASLDIYRPAAQQQLAVLGEQTGVPCLPVVFGEQPVAIAKRAMDVGRREGYDVVILDTAGRLHIDEALMDEVAKVRDVAKPAETLLVTDAMTGQDAVTVAQEFQEKVGITGIALTRVDGDARGGAALSMRKVTGCPIKLMGVGEKLEDLESFDANRIAGRILGMGDIVGLVEKAAETIDREDAEKAAKKALKGQFTLEDMSEQLGQLRKMGNIEGMLGMLPGMGKMKDKLADANIDDKMVARQQAIIQSMTPKERQNPKVLNASRRRRIAAGSGSTVQEVNRLLKQFQQMSGMMKKMGKLGKKGMMRGGMSALQGMGGMPPFGSGR, from the coding sequence ATGTTCGAGAGTCTTTCAGACCGGCTAGGCGATGTCTTTGAACGCCTAAAGAAGCGTGGTGCCCTCAACGAGGCCGACGTTTCCGAAGCCCTGCGCGAAGTGCGCGTGGCGCTGCTGGAAGCCGACGTGGCGTTGCCGGTGGTCAAAAGCTTCGTCGACACGGTGAAAGAACGGGCCATCGGTCAAGAAGTGCTGCGTTCGGTGACCCCGGGCCAGATGGTGGTCAAGATCGTCAACGACGGTCTGGTGGAAATGCTCAGCGGCGAAGCGGGCGAGGCGGGATCCGAGATCAACCTGCAATCGGCGCCGCCGGTGGCCATCTTGATGGTTGGCCTGCAAGGCTCCGGTAAAACCACCACCTCGGGCAAGCTGGCTCTGCGCCTGACCCGGCGGGATCGCAAAAAAGTATTGATGGCCTCGTTGGATATTTACCGCCCGGCGGCGCAGCAGCAGCTGGCCGTGCTGGGCGAGCAGACCGGGGTGCCCTGTCTGCCGGTGGTATTCGGCGAGCAACCGGTGGCCATCGCCAAGCGGGCCATGGATGTGGGGCGTCGCGAAGGCTACGACGTGGTCATCCTGGATACCGCGGGCCGACTGCATATCGACGAAGCCCTGATGGACGAGGTGGCCAAGGTTCGCGACGTGGCCAAGCCCGCCGAAACTTTGCTGGTGACCGATGCCATGACCGGCCAGGACGCGGTCACCGTAGCCCAGGAGTTTCAGGAAAAGGTCGGTATCACCGGCATCGCCCTGACCCGGGTTGATGGCGATGCCCGGGGTGGCGCGGCCCTGTCCATGCGTAAAGTCACCGGCTGCCCCATCAAGTTAATGGGTGTGGGCGAAAAGCTGGAAGACCTGGAAAGCTTCGACGCCAACCGGATCGCCGGACGTATTCTCGGTATGGGCGACATTGTCGGTCTGGTGGAAAAGGCCGCCGAGACCATCGATCGGGAAGACGCCGAAAAGGCCGCCAAGAAGGCGCTGAAAGGCCAATTCACCCTCGAAGACATGAGCGAGCAATTGGGCCAACTGCGTAAGATGGGCAATATCGAGGGCATGCTGGGCATGCTGCCCGGCATGGGCAAGATGAAAGACAAGCTCGCCGACGCCAACATCGACGACAAGATGGTGGCGCGTCAGCAGGCGATCATTCAGTCCATGACACCTAAAGAGCGGCAAAATCCAAAAGTGCTCAATGCCTCGCGCCGCCGCCGCATCGCGGCGGGTTCCGGCTCGACGGTGCAAGAAGTCAACCGCCTGCTCAAGCAGTTCCAGCAAATGAGCGGCATGATGAAGAAGATGGGTAAGCTGGGTAAGAAAGGCATGATGCGAGGCGGCATGTCCGCGTTGCAGGGCATGGGTGGCATGCCGCCTTTTGGATCCGGTCGCTAA
- a CDS encoding helix-turn-helix domain-containing protein: protein MTSDKFGHSRGTSNNHATQEPTNDPRASEPHPIDVAVGQQMKERRTGLRISRKVLARDIGVSPQQIAKYEHGLTRISASALYVISDTLGILVEELFHGVDDRLCTVGPTDSAPLDNHALKNDLMDFLEVYVRIENPVIRRTLLDVIRAMGSTES from the coding sequence ATGACTTCCGACAAATTCGGGCATAGTCGCGGTACCAGCAACAATCATGCGACTCAGGAGCCCACCAACGATCCCCGGGCTTCCGAACCGCACCCCATTGATGTCGCCGTTGGACAACAGATGAAGGAGCGACGAACCGGTTTGCGGATCAGCCGCAAAGTGCTGGCGCGGGACATCGGCGTCTCGCCCCAACAAATTGCCAAGTATGAGCATGGATTAACCCGTATCTCAGCCAGTGCCCTCTACGTCATCAGCGATACTCTCGGCATCCTGGTGGAGGAACTCTTTCACGGCGTGGATGACCGTTTGTGCACGGTTGGTCCCACCGATTCGGCGCCCCTTGACAATCATGCGCTGAAGAATGACCTCATGGACTTTTTAGAGGTATATGTCCGCATTGAAAATCCGGTTATCCGTCGCACATTGCTGGATGTAATACGCGCCATGGGTAGCACGGAAAGTTGA
- the mtaB gene encoding tRNA (N(6)-L-threonylcarbamoyladenosine(37)-C(2))-methylthiotransferase MtaB → MAAPARIVTLGCRLNTYESEVMRAHADRASLTRDTVVVNTCAVTGEAERQARQCIRRLRRERPEARIIVTGCAAQLHPEDFAAMPEVDQVLGNREKLEAGAYEEGADDLRVSDIMNDAAIDFPALTTFAERTRAFVQIQQGCDHRCTFCIVPFTRGPARDLSPDEAVERVRSIVESGHREVVLTGVDIASYGPGLGALCQRILSAVPELPRLRLSTVDPAVMDEDLFRLMAEQDRLMPHVHLSLQSGDDTILKRMKRRHSVADALTFARRLRDARPEIVLGADLIAGFPTEDEAMALRTEETVQALDLVWLHVFPYSTRPGTPAARMPQVAKATRKQRAARLRAMGEERAAGHLREKAGRTETLLIEEGRQARCADFTPVELTTEGPVGNLIPVTLRLQDNKLCGELA, encoded by the coding sequence ATGGCCGCGCCCGCCCGCATTGTCACCCTGGGATGCCGCCTCAATACATATGAGTCCGAGGTCATGCGCGCCCATGCGGATCGCGCCTCGCTGACCCGTGACACGGTGGTGGTCAATACTTGTGCTGTCACCGGCGAGGCCGAGCGCCAGGCCCGCCAGTGTATCCGTCGCCTGCGCCGGGAACGGCCCGAGGCCCGCATCATTGTCACCGGCTGCGCGGCCCAGCTGCACCCGGAAGATTTCGCCGCCATGCCCGAAGTGGATCAGGTTCTGGGCAACCGGGAAAAACTGGAGGCCGGAGCCTATGAAGAAGGCGCCGATGATCTGCGCGTCTCGGACATCATGAATGACGCCGCAATCGATTTTCCGGCCCTGACCACCTTTGCCGAACGCACCCGGGCCTTCGTGCAGATCCAGCAAGGCTGCGATCACCGTTGCACCTTCTGCATTGTCCCCTTCACGCGCGGACCCGCGCGGGATCTTTCCCCCGACGAGGCGGTGGAGCGGGTGCGAAGCATCGTCGAGTCCGGTCACCGCGAAGTGGTGCTGACCGGGGTCGATATCGCCTCCTATGGGCCCGGCTTGGGGGCCCTGTGCCAGCGCATCCTGAGCGCGGTGCCGGAATTGCCGCGTCTGCGCCTGTCCACCGTTGATCCGGCGGTGATGGACGAGGACCTGTTCCGGCTGATGGCCGAGCAGGACCGCCTGATGCCGCATGTGCATCTCAGCCTGCAATCGGGTGACGACACGATCCTCAAGCGCATGAAACGGCGCCATTCGGTGGCCGATGCCCTGACTTTCGCCCGACGCCTGCGCGATGCGCGGCCGGAGATTGTCCTGGGGGCCGATCTGATCGCCGGGTTTCCCACCGAGGATGAGGCCATGGCGCTGCGCACCGAAGAGACGGTGCAAGCGCTGGATCTGGTCTGGCTGCATGTGTTTCCTTACTCAACGCGCCCCGGAACGCCAGCGGCGCGCATGCCACAGGTTGCCAAGGCCACGCGCAAGCAACGGGCGGCGCGGCTGCGGGCCATGGGCGAAGAGCGGGCCGCCGGCCATTTGCGAGAAAAGGCGGGACGCACCGAAACCCTGCTGATCGAAGAAGGCCGGCAGGCTCGCTGCGCCGATTTCACGCCGGTGGAACTGACCACCGAGGGCCCTGTCGGAAACCTGATCCCCGTCACCCTGCGCCTCCAAGACAACAAGCTTTGCGGAGAATTGGCATGA
- the tcuB gene encoding tricarballylate utilization 4Fe-4S protein TcuB produces MPLDSLAEARRQLEICNACRYCEGYCSVFPAITRKRVFSDGDVTQLANLCHNCRGCYYACQYTHPHEFALNIPAVLADVRTDSWERFAWPVGFGGLFQRHGVAVAALLVFAVGLLLAIAAGWQGDGDGFYAVMPHNVMVAVFVPAFLLPLLVMGIGLRRYWKHVEGTAIRPRYIIHALAHAARLKDLSGGQGQGCNFEIGDRYSNARRWFHQAVLYGFMLCFAATGFATVMHYLMDLPAPYDLISLPKLLGVPGGIGLAVGSGGLAILKTKAKKSLGAASAWGGEMAFVLLLFVVAVSGLALYAATGTSWVAGLLALHLGAVFAFFILVPNSKMAHGFYRLAALVRDAQTRAP; encoded by the coding sequence ATGCCGCTTGATTCCCTTGCGGAAGCCCGCCGCCAGTTGGAAATCTGCAATGCCTGCCGCTATTGCGAAGGCTACTGCTCGGTGTTTCCCGCCATTACCCGCAAGAGAGTGTTTTCCGATGGCGATGTGACTCAGTTGGCCAACCTGTGTCACAACTGCCGGGGCTGTTATTACGCCTGTCAATATACCCATCCCCATGAGTTCGCGCTGAATATCCCGGCGGTTCTGGCCGATGTGCGAACAGACAGTTGGGAGCGGTTCGCCTGGCCCGTGGGCTTTGGCGGCCTGTTTCAACGCCACGGCGTGGCGGTCGCGGCGCTCCTGGTTTTCGCCGTGGGTCTGCTTCTGGCCATCGCCGCGGGTTGGCAGGGCGACGGCGACGGTTTCTACGCGGTCATGCCGCATAACGTGATGGTCGCGGTTTTTGTCCCGGCGTTTCTGTTGCCGCTGCTGGTCATGGGTATTGGTTTGCGTCGCTATTGGAAGCATGTCGAGGGCACGGCGATCCGGCCCCGATATATCATCCATGCGCTGGCCCATGCGGCCCGCTTGAAAGACCTCTCCGGCGGCCAGGGACAAGGGTGCAATTTCGAGATTGGCGACCGCTACTCCAACGCCCGCCGCTGGTTTCATCAAGCGGTGCTGTACGGATTCATGCTTTGCTTCGCGGCCACCGGCTTTGCCACCGTGATGCACTACCTGATGGATCTCCCGGCCCCCTATGACCTGATCAGCCTGCCCAAGCTGCTCGGGGTGCCCGGAGGAATCGGGCTGGCGGTCGGCAGTGGGGGGCTCGCTATTCTAAAGACCAAAGCCAAGAAATCCCTCGGCGCGGCTTCGGCCTGGGGGGGCGAGATGGCTTTCGTGCTGTTGCTGTTTGTCGTTGCCGTGAGCGGCCTGGCCCTCTATGCGGCGACCGGGACAAGCTGGGTCGCGGGCCTGCTCGCCTTGCACCTGGGTGCGGTATTTGCCTTTTTTATCCTGGTGCCCAACTCGAAAATGGCCCATGGCTTTTACCGTCTCGCAGCCCTTGTGCGCGATGCCCAGACCCGGGCACCTTGA
- the trmD gene encoding tRNA (guanosine(37)-N1)-methyltransferase TrmD produces MSEEADRIWTARVLTLFPEMFPGPLGLSLAGKALETGAWALETVDIRAFARDKHASVDDTPFGGGPGMVMRADVIDAAIRAATENAADVPLIYLSPRGAPLTQARVAELAGGPGVALLCGRYEGVDERVLAARSVEEVSLGDFVLSGGEPAALALIDACVRLLPGVMGSADSGDEESFERGLLEYPHYTRPREWRGMEVPEVLLSGHHGKVRAWRLAQAEQTTKARRPDLWERYIATRKI; encoded by the coding sequence ATGAGTGAAGAGGCCGACCGGATTTGGACAGCCAGGGTCTTGACCCTGTTTCCGGAGATGTTTCCCGGACCGCTCGGCCTGTCACTGGCGGGAAAAGCCCTGGAAACGGGGGCCTGGGCGTTGGAAACGGTGGACATTCGGGCCTTTGCGCGCGATAAACACGCCTCCGTGGACGATACGCCGTTCGGCGGCGGTCCCGGTATGGTCATGCGGGCCGATGTGATTGATGCCGCCATCCGGGCGGCGACGGAGAACGCGGCGGATGTGCCGCTGATATATTTGAGCCCGCGTGGGGCGCCATTAACCCAGGCGCGGGTGGCGGAGTTGGCCGGAGGTCCCGGCGTGGCTTTGCTTTGCGGACGCTATGAAGGAGTCGATGAGCGGGTGCTCGCGGCCCGGTCCGTGGAGGAAGTCAGTTTGGGGGACTTCGTGTTGTCCGGTGGTGAACCGGCGGCCCTGGCCCTGATCGACGCCTGTGTCAGGCTGCTGCCCGGGGTAATGGGCAGCGCCGATTCGGGCGACGAGGAAAGTTTCGAGCGGGGATTGCTTGAATATCCCCACTATACCCGGCCACGGGAGTGGCGGGGCATGGAGGTGCCGGAGGTTCTACTCTCCGGGCACCATGGAAAAGTAAGGGCCTGGCGTCTTGCACAGGCTGAGCAAACGACCAAAGCGCGGCGTCCCGATCTGTGGGAACGGTACATCGCGACGCGGAAGATATGA
- the leuC gene encoding 3-isopropylmalate dehydratase large subunit has product MAEQPRTLFDKIWDSHMVDVQDDGTCLLYIDRHLVHEVTSPQAFEGLRNAGRKVRRPDQTLAVADHNVPTTDRSQGIANDESRIQVEALEANTRDFGVPYYAMDDIRQGIVHIVGPEQGFTLPGTTIVCGDSHTATHGAFGALAFGIGTSEVEHVLATQTLLQKPAKNMLVRVDGSLPTGVTPKDLVLAIIGKIGTAGGTGYVIEYAGQAIREMSMEGRMTVCNMTIEGGARAGLVAPDETTYNYLMGRPMVPKAGAWEQALAYWKTLPSDAGARYDREVIIDAATLEPFVTWGTSPEDALPISATIPDPSSARDEAKGKDIARSLAYMDLKAGTALTDIPIDKVFIGSCTNGRIEDLRAAAEVAKGRQVADNVQAFVVPGSGIVKETAEHEGLDEIFIEAGFEWREPGCSMCLAMNGDQLEPGERCASTSNRNFEGRQGRGGRTHLVSPEMAVAAAVTGHLADVRKLD; this is encoded by the coding sequence ATGGCCGAGCAACCACGCACCCTGTTCGATAAGATCTGGGACAGCCACATGGTAGATGTGCAGGACGACGGAACCTGTCTCCTGTATATCGACCGGCATTTGGTCCATGAAGTGACCAGCCCGCAGGCCTTCGAAGGCCTGCGCAATGCCGGGCGCAAGGTTCGCAGGCCGGATCAGACCCTGGCCGTAGCCGATCACAACGTGCCGACCACTGATCGCTCTCAGGGCATCGCCAACGACGAATCCCGCATCCAGGTGGAAGCCCTCGAAGCCAACACCCGGGATTTCGGCGTGCCCTATTACGCCATGGACGATATCCGCCAGGGCATCGTCCATATCGTCGGACCGGAACAGGGCTTTACTCTGCCGGGCACGACCATCGTATGCGGCGATTCCCACACCGCCACCCACGGCGCCTTTGGGGCGCTGGCCTTCGGCATCGGCACCTCCGAGGTGGAGCATGTGCTGGCCACCCAGACCCTGTTGCAGAAACCGGCCAAAAACATGCTGGTGCGGGTCGATGGTTCTTTGCCCACGGGGGTGACTCCGAAAGATCTGGTGCTGGCCATCATCGGTAAGATCGGCACCGCCGGGGGCACTGGCTACGTCATTGAATATGCCGGTCAGGCAATCCGTGAGATGTCCATGGAAGGCCGCATGACGGTCTGCAACATGACCATCGAGGGCGGCGCCCGCGCCGGTCTGGTGGCGCCCGACGAGACCACCTACAACTATTTGATGGGCCGCCCCATGGTGCCCAAAGCCGGAGCCTGGGAACAGGCGCTGGCCTACTGGAAGACCCTGCCCAGCGACGCCGGCGCCCGCTACGACCGCGAAGTGATCATCGACGCCGCGACCCTGGAGCCCTTTGTCACCTGGGGCACCAGCCCGGAAGACGCACTGCCCATTTCCGCGACCATTCCCGATCCTTCCTCGGCCCGCGACGAAGCCAAGGGCAAGGACATCGCCCGGTCGCTGGCCTATATGGACCTGAAGGCGGGAACGGCATTGACCGATATCCCCATCGACAAGGTATTTATCGGCTCCTGCACCAATGGCCGAATCGAGGATCTGCGCGCCGCCGCCGAGGTCGCCAAGGGGCGCCAGGTGGCCGACAATGTGCAGGCCTTCGTGGTGCCCGGATCGGGTATCGTCAAGGAAACCGCCGAACATGAAGGCCTGGACGAGATCTTCATCGAGGCGGGCTTCGAGTGGCGCGAGCCCGGCTGTTCCATGTGCCTGGCCATGAATGGCGACCAATTGGAGCCCGGCGAGCGTTGCGCCTCGACGTCCAACCGCAATTTCGAAGGCCGTCAGGGGCGCGGTGGCCGGACCCATCTGGTGAGCCCGGAAATGGCCGTCGCGGCGGCCGTCACCGGCCATCTCGCCGATGTACGCAAACTCGACTAA